In Thiothrix unzii, the sequence ATCTCAAACTGCGAAAGTACCTTACAGCACGTCGCTTTCCAAACGCTTTTTCATTTCTTCGCGGCGTTCTTCCTGACGTTGCTTACGCTCGTCTTGCATTTTCTGGAAGGTTGCTGCTTGTTCTGGGGTTAACAGCGCAGCTACTTTAGTTTCGCCTTCGGTACGCATCGCCTGCATTTGCTTTTGCATTTGCTGGCGCATTTCGTCCATTTTGGTGCGCTGCTCTTTCATAATCGCGTCAACTTGGGTTTGCTGTTCAGCGG encodes:
- a CDS encoding periplasmic heavy metal sensor gives rise to the protein MKKALIATALIGVLGMTVAFAGPGGGDCGAKGGHGGFGGHRAQMGEMLTKKLDLTAEQQTQVDAIMKEQRTKMDEMRQQMQKQMQAMRTEGETKVAALLTPEQAATFQKMQDERKQRQEERREEMKKRLESDVL